One window of Desulfovibrio subterraneus genomic DNA carries:
- a CDS encoding baseplate J/gp47 family protein, which yields MSDSQANDKLFTRMLSEAGFPTTESAMQERWDALNTAQGSQITNSSKWSPFWRLISAIVTEPMKALVSALVTTILPQTFLKTASGAWLDIYAWGVDLARKEAVQAQGAITFTRTNSAGELLIPAGTVIESPSINGHVYRVAVLQNTTMADKQLTADIAVRAEKTGTAYNLGPGYYSILPQPISGIAAVTNGENWLTAPGADEETDEELRLRCRNQFSAVGQYHHDAAYTADIASFAGIRTDYIVFEHEAPRGPGSANAYIMIDSGPAPQEFVDTINAHIRDAGNHGHGDDMLCFPMPALAVNLTATVHPVPNLSDEKAAALLQDVEGRIRAAFRENTDYDMTRTWPHNRFSLSVLGDELHAQLPDLASIEFDRDDIVAALELPVLTSLTVTNGGA from the coding sequence ATGTCTGATTCGCAGGCAAACGACAAGCTTTTTACCCGCATGCTCAGCGAGGCGGGCTTTCCCACAACGGAAAGCGCCATGCAGGAACGGTGGGATGCCCTGAACACGGCGCAAGGCTCGCAGATAACCAACAGCAGCAAGTGGTCGCCCTTCTGGCGGCTCATATCCGCCATTGTCACCGAGCCTATGAAGGCGTTGGTTTCCGCACTGGTGACCACCATTCTGCCGCAGACCTTTTTGAAAACGGCCAGCGGTGCATGGCTGGATATATACGCATGGGGCGTGGATCTGGCCCGCAAAGAGGCCGTGCAGGCGCAGGGGGCAATAACCTTTACCCGCACCAACAGCGCGGGGGAGTTGCTCATACCTGCCGGTACCGTGATCGAAAGCCCATCCATCAACGGGCATGTGTATCGCGTGGCCGTGCTGCAGAACACCACCATGGCGGACAAGCAGCTCACGGCGGACATTGCCGTGCGTGCGGAGAAAACCGGCACGGCCTACAATCTTGGGCCGGGGTATTATTCCATTCTGCCGCAGCCCATTTCCGGCATTGCCGCCGTGACCAACGGGGAGAACTGGCTCACGGCCCCCGGTGCCGATGAAGAGACGGATGAGGAACTGCGCCTGCGCTGCCGCAACCAGTTCAGCGCCGTGGGGCAGTATCATCACGATGCGGCCTATACGGCGGACATAGCCAGCTTTGCGGGCATTCGCACCGACTACATTGTGTTTGAGCATGAGGCGCCGCGCGGCCCCGGCAGTGCCAACGCCTACATCATGATTGATTCCGGCCCGGCACCGCAGGAGTTTGTGGACACCATAAACGCGCATATCCGCGATGCGGGCAACCATGGCCATGGTGATGACATGCTGTGTTTTCCCATGCCTGCTTTGGCCGTGAACCTGACCGCAACCGTGCACCCCGTGCCCAACCTGAGCGACGAAAAAGCCGCCGCGCTGCTGCAGGACGTGGAAGGGCGCATACGCGCAGCATTCCGCGAGAACACGGACTACGACATGACCCGCACATGGCCGCACAACCGCTTTTCTCTTTCGGTGCTGGGTGACGAGCTGCACGCGCAGCTGCCGGATTTGGCATCCATTGAATTTGACCGTGATGACATTGTGGCGGCGCTGGAGCTGCCCGTGCTGACCAGTCTGACCGTGACCAACGGAGGCGCGTAG
- a CDS encoding BrnT family toxin: MRFDWDENKRRANVAKHDIDFTQAAEMLACSPHLLHDTRKDYGETRCQAVGEYEGMILVVAFTMRGDDVFRIISARRANARERRKYGYQEE, encoded by the coding sequence ATGCGATTTGACTGGGACGAGAACAAACGGCGCGCCAATGTTGCCAAGCACGACATAGACTTTACGCAGGCAGCGGAAATGCTGGCCTGTTCTCCCCACCTGCTGCACGACACCCGCAAGGACTACGGCGAAACCCGTTGTCAGGCAGTAGGAGAATATGAAGGCATGATACTCGTCGTTGCCTTCACCATGCGCGGAGACGATGTGTTCCGTATAATCTCCGCCCGCAGAGCCAACGCCAGAGAAAGGAGGAAGTATGGCTACCAGGAAGAATAA
- a CDS encoding BrnA antitoxin family protein yields MATRKNKTGLSIEEIRAMQPLTDNKRAKAFTDAELTANAESDPDNPILDEAFWEQARRMEPQCKKQVTLRIDADVLDWFKKQGKGYQTTINAILKAYKESRPSR; encoded by the coding sequence ATGGCTACCAGGAAGAATAAGACAGGACTGTCCATAGAAGAGATTCGCGCCATGCAGCCCCTTACCGACAACAAGCGGGCCAAGGCCTTTACTGATGCCGAACTGACCGCCAACGCAGAAAGCGATCCGGACAACCCCATTCTGGATGAAGCATTCTGGGAACAGGCCAGACGTATGGAACCGCAGTGCAAAAAGCAGGTGACCCTTCGCATCGACGCAGACGTGCTGGACTGGTTCAAAAAGCAGGGTAAGGGATACCAGACCACCATCAATGCCATTCTCAAGGCATACAAAGAATCTCGCCCTTCCCGATAA
- a CDS encoding HigA family addiction module antitoxin — MFDSTRKPTHPGGILFRMHMEPLGITITALAKRLGISRKTLSAIVNERAPITPDIALRLSRALDTTPELWLGMQQTYTLWEVAHTNTEWLSVEPIKTANA, encoded by the coding sequence ATGTTTGATTCCACCAGAAAGCCCACGCACCCGGGCGGCATCCTGTTCAGAATGCACATGGAGCCGCTGGGCATTACCATAACCGCACTGGCCAAGCGCCTTGGCATTTCGCGCAAGACGCTTTCCGCCATTGTGAACGAACGCGCGCCCATCACGCCGGACATTGCCCTGCGCCTTTCGCGCGCGCTCGATACCACGCCCGAACTCTGGCTTGGCATGCAGCAGACGTATACGCTGTGGGAAGTTGCCCACACCAATACGGAATGGCTTTCCGTAGAACCCATCAAGACCGCAAACGCATAG
- a CDS encoding DUF2590 family protein has protein sequence MSGKYLDILITGDDITLDAGGLPVPVADRDSIAQDIVHMIRETGLLVELVGNRDVRTKARNLLLLTLEVDKDERIVPGSTEIEEVGLGLFNLKAETLEFGSIALSLEAERV, from the coding sequence ATGAGCGGCAAGTATCTGGATATTCTCATCACCGGTGATGACATAACGCTGGATGCGGGAGGCCTGCCCGTGCCGGTGGCGGACCGTGATTCCATAGCGCAGGACATTGTGCACATGATCCGCGAGACCGGCCTGTTGGTGGAGCTGGTGGGCAACCGTGATGTGCGCACCAAGGCCCGCAACCTGCTGCTTCTCACGCTGGAGGTGGACAAGGATGAGCGCATTGTTCCCGGCAGCACGGAGATAGAAGAAGTGGGGCTGGGCCTGTTCAACCTGAAGGCGGAAACGCTTGAATTCGGCAGCATTGCGCTGTCGCTGGAGGCGGAACGTGTGTAG
- a CDS encoding phage tail tape measure protein, which yields MSTKLEKLMFAISLQDGVTGPVGKMQKQLDDLAGHARKSFVQIGTGAAGIWAAGQSMDYMLTPARQMNKALMEVSSLDVEPKALKTLNREALAFSIRFGESASAVASSAYDIQSSIAGLSGDELSRFTVSSNVLAKATKADAATITSYVGTMYGIFKNQANDMGKAKWVEQLTGQTATAVQMFKTTGQEMSSAFTSLGANATAAGIDVAEQMAIMGTLQSTMSGSEAGTKYKAFLSGVGNAQKALGLQFTDSNGHMLGMMDILGKIKGKYGDLSKVDDGDLLKKAFGSDEAVSLIKLLMADTKGLGASIDQLGKVQGMDKATQMASRMVDPFDRASAGVNALLTVIGQALLPSINPLVDGFTDVTATMVRWADMFPNLTRWVGYGIMLILGFGAVLGLASVASGVARISMFGLSTVMGPITGTLGLMRKAWALYSGAQWVANAAMWGFPGTWIVMALVALVAAVGAVIWWWDDLKAAFLDTSWGQAIMGVIDQVAGVFKWYFDMLGRMWGWVLEKVQAVQKFLGMDSGASAEVNAPAMLEAPRSASVPAGGVTQSISNAVSKNSSNSRTIQQVNITTSKPMDAQSMSEMAFMAAG from the coding sequence ATGAGCACCAAGCTTGAAAAACTGATGTTTGCAATCAGCCTGCAGGACGGGGTGACCGGCCCTGTGGGGAAGATGCAGAAGCAGCTGGACGATCTGGCAGGCCATGCCCGCAAGAGTTTCGTTCAGATCGGCACCGGTGCTGCAGGCATATGGGCGGCTGGCCAGAGCATGGACTACATGCTCACGCCAGCCCGCCAGATGAATAAGGCGCTTATGGAGGTTTCCAGCCTTGATGTGGAACCCAAGGCGCTGAAGACCCTGAACCGTGAGGCGCTGGCCTTCTCCATCCGTTTTGGAGAGTCCGCCAGTGCTGTTGCCTCTTCTGCCTACGATATTCAGTCGTCCATTGCCGGACTGAGCGGTGACGAGCTTTCGCGCTTCACGGTTTCGTCCAACGTGCTGGCCAAGGCCACCAAGGCGGATGCTGCCACCATTACCAGCTATGTGGGCACCATGTACGGCATCTTCAAGAATCAGGCGAACGACATGGGCAAGGCCAAGTGGGTGGAGCAGCTCACAGGGCAGACGGCCACGGCGGTGCAGATGTTCAAGACCACGGGACAGGAGATGAGCAGTGCCTTCACCTCGCTTGGTGCCAACGCGACCGCTGCGGGCATTGATGTGGCAGAGCAGATGGCCATTATGGGCACGCTGCAGTCCACCATGAGCGGGTCTGAGGCGGGCACCAAGTATAAAGCCTTCCTTTCCGGCGTTGGCAACGCGCAAAAGGCGCTTGGCCTGCAGTTCACCGACTCCAACGGACACATGCTGGGCATGATGGATATTTTGGGCAAGATCAAGGGGAAGTACGGGGATTTGTCCAAGGTTGATGATGGCGATTTGCTGAAAAAGGCCTTCGGCAGTGACGAGGCGGTATCGCTCATCAAGCTGCTCATGGCGGACACCAAGGGGCTTGGCGCATCCATTGACCAGCTGGGCAAGGTGCAGGGCATGGACAAGGCCACACAGATGGCCAGTAGAATGGTTGATCCATTTGACAGGGCATCGGCGGGCGTTAATGCCCTATTAACGGTGATAGGGCAGGCGCTGTTGCCTTCCATAAATCCGCTGGTGGACGGCTTTACCGATGTTACCGCCACCATGGTGCGCTGGGCGGATATGTTCCCCAACCTGACGCGCTGGGTGGGCTACGGCATCATGCTCATTCTGGGCTTTGGTGCGGTGCTTGGGCTTGCGTCCGTTGCCAGCGGTGTTGCTCGGATTTCCATGTTCGGCCTGAGCACGGTGATGGGGCCGATAACCGGCACGCTTGGGCTTATGCGCAAGGCATGGGCGCTGTATTCCGGTGCGCAGTGGGTGGCCAATGCCGCCATGTGGGGTTTCCCCGGCACATGGATTGTCATGGCGCTTGTGGCGCTTGTGGCTGCCGTGGGCGCGGTGATCTGGTGGTGGGATGACCTTAAGGCTGCCTTTCTGGATACCAGCTGGGGGCAGGCCATCATGGGCGTGATTGATCAGGTGGCAGGCGTGTTCAAGTGGTATTTTGACATGCTGGGCCGCATGTGGGGCTGGGTTCTTGAGAAGGTGCAGGCCGTGCAGAAGTTCCTTGGGATGGATTCCGGAGCCTCTGCCGAGGTAAACGCCCCGGCCATGCTGGAAGCACCGCGCAGCGCAAGCGTGCCTGCGGGCGGTGTTACGCAGTCCATTTCCAACGCTGTTTCCAAGAACAGCAGCAACAGCCGGACCATTCAGCAGGTGAACATAACCACCAGCAAGCCCATGGATGCCCAGAGCATGAGCGAGATGGCGTTTATGGCGGCGGGGTAG
- a CDS encoding DUF6890 family protein produces the protein MERNPLARMTMLVHRWLPGRAVDAQSMAEAVLLEKDYWEKMAVAVTNGVAKAFNG, from the coding sequence ATGGAGCGCAACCCGCTGGCCCGCATGACCATGCTTGTGCACCGCTGGCTGCCGGGGCGTGCGGTGGATGCGCAGTCCATGGCCGAGGCCGTGCTGCTGGAAAAGGACTATTGGGAGAAGATGGCCGTTGCCGTTACCAACGGGGTGGCCAAAGCCTTTAACGGATAA
- a CDS encoding putative phage tail assembly chaperone, whose product METANKIVLTIQGRKVTFAPSLDIYNDYINAMMPNNKVAPARNFVMRCVDPEDKDHVRELLDKPGAPIQIAGAIMEQYTPDLQITVGE is encoded by the coding sequence ATGGAAACCGCAAACAAGATCGTACTGACCATTCAGGGCCGCAAGGTGACCTTTGCCCCCTCTCTGGACATTTACAACGACTACATCAACGCCATGATGCCCAACAACAAGGTGGCACCGGCACGCAACTTTGTGATGCGCTGTGTGGATCCTGAAGACAAGGACCATGTGCGCGAGCTGCTGGATAAGCCCGGTGCGCCCATTCAGATCGCCGGTGCGATTATGGAGCAGTACACGCCGGATCTGCAGATCACCGTGGGGGAGTAG
- a CDS encoding D-Ala-D-Ala carboxypeptidase family metallohydrolase: protein MKTRVLLSPHFSLDEFTASQTAERMGRQIVVEPGSDVFRNLQHLCLTLLQPIREALGPVVISSGYRPPWLNEQIGGSPRSDHMSGLAADITVPGKTALEVAEAIRGMGLGFKQLINEHGRWVHIAAPEPGEIPRRQELTIWKDGTRSRTTEGLHAVADLQAGGGA from the coding sequence ATGAAAACTCGTGTTCTCCTGTCTCCTCACTTCTCCCTTGATGAGTTTACTGCCAGCCAGACGGCGGAGCGGATGGGCAGGCAGATTGTTGTTGAACCCGGCTCGGACGTGTTCCGCAATCTGCAGCACCTGTGCCTGACCTTGCTGCAGCCCATACGTGAGGCGCTTGGCCCTGTTGTTATTTCCAGCGGCTATCGGCCCCCGTGGCTTAATGAGCAGATAGGCGGTTCGCCGAGATCGGACCATATGAGCGGGCTTGCCGCAGACATTACGGTACCGGGAAAAACGGCACTGGAAGTGGCCGAGGCAATACGCGGCATGGGGCTTGGATTCAAGCAGCTCATCAATGAGCACGGGCGTTGGGTGCATATCGCCGCACCGGAACCGGGAGAGATTCCCCGGCGTCAAGAGCTGACCATCTGGAAGGACGGAACGCGCTCGCGCACGACTGAGGGGCTTCATGCAGTTGCAGACCTGCAGGCCGGAGGTGGCGCATGA
- a CDS encoding TraR/DksA C4-type zinc finger protein has product MTDLFDRAQACEALFRQDAIEHARRSNDRKAKVPSRETCIECGAVIPEARRNAVPGVQRCITCQTEMEGGK; this is encoded by the coding sequence ATGACGGATCTCTTTGACCGGGCGCAGGCATGCGAGGCGTTGTTCAGGCAGGATGCCATAGAGCACGCAAGGCGCAGCAATGACCGCAAGGCCAAGGTTCCGTCCCGTGAAACCTGCATAGAGTGTGGTGCAGTCATCCCCGAAGCACGGCGCAATGCCGTGCCGGGGGTGCAGCGCTGCATAACCTGCCAAACCGAAATGGAGGGCGGCAAATGA
- a CDS encoding phage protein, which produces MSRISGKCFDFQLGDLSIHAEKFTCDIEDSGEVAKTKGIPVGWLEGPVGASGEIELDTTNLSLVLEAARSAGSFHALSTFDIVAYAKAGDEEKRVEIFGCRLRVSKLLDVDSNSATKDVTTLPYDVTSPDFVRVNGVPYLDARETEGL; this is translated from the coding sequence ATGAGCAGAATCAGCGGAAAGTGCTTTGACTTCCAGCTGGGTGATCTTTCCATCCATGCCGAGAAGTTCACCTGCGACATAGAGGACAGCGGCGAGGTGGCCAAGACCAAGGGCATTCCCGTTGGCTGGCTGGAAGGTCCCGTGGGGGCGTCCGGCGAGATTGAGCTTGATACCACCAACCTTTCGCTTGTGCTGGAGGCAGCACGCAGCGCGGGCAGTTTTCATGCCCTGTCCACCTTTGACATCGTGGCCTACGCCAAGGCCGGTGATGAAGAGAAGCGGGTGGAAATATTCGGCTGCAGGCTGCGCGTGAGCAAGCTGCTGGATGTGGATTCCAACAGCGCCACCAAGGACGTGACCACGCTGCCCTACGATGTGACCAGCCCTGACTTTGTGCGTGTGAACGGCGTGCCGTACCTCGACGCCAGAGAAACCGAAGGATTGTAA
- a CDS encoding DUF2586 domain-containing protein, producing MALGTVQVNKLNLMQGEFDEVENYFLFVGRGTGVNEGKLLSLNNDSDLDELLGATASVLKTQVDAARKNAGQNWNAAVIPLDGVMSWEDAVDYSMGQITVEAIIVTDPVTKSTDVEAMQAKTVEIMGLYMRPIWFVAATRAIDAATETGEAWPDFTAAIKPLVSAVLADQVMVVPTLWGHDQGTLAGRLANKAVTVADTPMRVATGPLVGAWTAKPKDKTGREIDMAILKELADARFSVPQWYPDYPGMFWGDGALLDAEAGDYRVIENLRVVHKAMRRVYPLAVFRVGDRKLNSTPASIAMNQSYFARPLREMSRSVQIMGVTFPGEVKPPQDGDIVISWPTRTKVEIYMVVRPYNCPKAITCNVMLDLTNYAEV from the coding sequence ATGGCACTGGGTACCGTACAGGTGAACAAGCTGAACCTCATGCAGGGCGAGTTTGACGAGGTGGAAAACTACTTCCTCTTTGTTGGGCGTGGCACCGGCGTGAACGAGGGCAAGCTGCTCAGCCTGAACAATGATTCCGATCTGGATGAGCTTTTGGGTGCAACGGCAAGCGTGCTCAAAACGCAGGTAGATGCGGCCCGCAAAAACGCCGGTCAGAACTGGAACGCCGCCGTTATACCGTTGGATGGCGTGATGAGCTGGGAAGATGCCGTGGACTACTCCATGGGGCAGATCACGGTGGAAGCGATTATCGTGACCGACCCTGTTACCAAGTCCACGGATGTGGAGGCTATGCAGGCCAAGACCGTGGAGATTATGGGGTTGTATATGCGGCCCATATGGTTTGTGGCCGCCACCCGCGCCATCGATGCTGCCACCGAGACCGGCGAGGCATGGCCGGATTTCACCGCCGCCATAAAGCCCCTTGTTTCCGCTGTTCTCGCAGATCAGGTGATGGTTGTTCCCACCCTGTGGGGGCATGACCAGGGAACGCTTGCGGGCAGGCTGGCCAACAAGGCCGTAACCGTGGCGGACACGCCCATGCGCGTGGCCACCGGCCCCCTGGTGGGGGCGTGGACGGCCAAGCCCAAGGACAAGACCGGCCGCGAAATCGACATGGCCATTCTCAAGGAACTGGCGGATGCCCGGTTCAGCGTTCCGCAGTGGTATCCGGATTATCCCGGCATGTTCTGGGGGGATGGTGCGCTGCTGGATGCCGAGGCAGGCGATTACCGCGTGATTGAGAATCTGCGTGTGGTGCACAAGGCCATGCGCCGCGTGTATCCCCTTGCCGTGTTCCGCGTGGGCGACCGCAAGCTGAACAGCACCCCCGCCAGCATCGCCATGAACCAGAGCTATTTTGCCCGCCCGCTGCGAGAGATGAGCCGCAGTGTGCAGATTATGGGTGTGACCTTTCCCGGCGAGGTGAAGCCCCCGCAGGATGGTGACATTGTGATCAGCTGGCCCACGCGCACCAAGGTGGAAATCTACATGGTGGTGCGCCCCTACAACTGCCCCAAGGCCATCACCTGCAACGTGATGCTGGACCTGACCAATTATGCGGAGGTGTAA
- a CDS encoding phage virion morphogenesis protein — MADAMTFGIDRAGMVRLRQQLEVLALSPDAKRKLVREMAMEVRRFSRQNIKQQRCVDGTPMAPRKIYKRNRRGKLERRKDGKENRKMLVGLGRAMSIAANRRGQGEVSWKDFGMGAIADKHQHGKSETVAAKSEAKRLNKDSDYYNPKARVERWLAKELIARGYRKEVRLKNGRVRQQKVAVSWIVQNMSRAEAMAIWQQLTGYDAPDSWTVGVPERAFLGVNLRQSGTMLEELARLSLNRLRSKGKV; from the coding sequence ATGGCTGATGCCATGACCTTTGGCATTGACCGGGCAGGCATGGTGCGCCTGCGGCAACAGCTGGAAGTGCTGGCCCTGTCGCCGGATGCCAAGCGCAAGCTGGTGCGGGAAATGGCCATGGAAGTGCGCCGTTTCTCCCGCCAGAACATCAAGCAGCAGCGGTGCGTGGATGGTACGCCCATGGCCCCGCGCAAGATCTACAAACGCAACCGGCGCGGCAAGCTGGAAAGGCGCAAGGACGGCAAGGAGAACCGCAAGATGCTTGTGGGCCTTGGCCGGGCGATGAGCATTGCTGCCAACAGACGCGGGCAGGGCGAGGTTTCGTGGAAAGACTTTGGTATGGGGGCCATTGCCGACAAACACCAGCATGGGAAAAGCGAAACTGTAGCCGCCAAAAGTGAGGCCAAGCGCCTCAATAAGGATTCTGACTACTACAACCCCAAGGCGCGGGTGGAACGCTGGCTGGCCAAGGAGCTTATTGCCCGTGGCTACCGCAAGGAAGTGCGGCTGAAAAACGGCAGGGTGCGTCAGCAGAAAGTGGCTGTGAGCTGGATTGTGCAGAACATGAGCCGCGCCGAGGCCATGGCCATATGGCAGCAGCTCACCGGCTATGACGCGCCGGATTCGTGGACAGTGGGCGTTCCGGAACGTGCTTTTCTTGGCGTGAACCTGCGGCAGTCCGGAACCATGCTGGAAGAACTGGCGCGGTTGTCCCTGAACCGGCTGCGCAGCAAGGGCAAAGTGTAG
- a CDS encoding phage tail protein: MRKLRALTTFLMQATGLPRESFDAFVDSGELNPTGKDLGHGIEVARFRYDASVYLYGYAGDGHQILALVMAWVVGHDAERELHDLSDPKVEVTILDDDSADVEIRISFDEGVELVMDPQGRIPYGGAMWSVTDVPVDVAEAVERMDGEAQEAGADG, encoded by the coding sequence ATGCGCAAGCTGCGGGCGCTTACCACCTTTCTGATGCAGGCAACCGGCCTGCCGCGTGAGTCCTTTGATGCCTTTGTGGACTCCGGCGAACTGAACCCCACGGGCAAGGATTTGGGCCACGGCATTGAGGTGGCGCGTTTTCGGTATGACGCATCCGTCTACCTCTACGGCTATGCCGGAGACGGTCACCAGATTCTGGCGCTGGTGATGGCGTGGGTGGTGGGCCATGACGCGGAGCGCGAGCTGCACGACCTGTCGGACCCCAAGGTGGAAGTGACCATTCTGGATGATGACAGCGCGGATGTGGAGATACGCATTTCCTTTGACGAGGGTGTGGAGCTGGTCATGGATCCGCAGGGGCGCATTCCCTATGGCGGTGCCATGTGGAGCGTGACGGACGTGCCCGTGGATGTGGCCGAAGCCGTGGAACGCATGGACGGCGAAGCACAGGAGGCCGGTGCCGATGGCTGA
- a CDS encoding head completion/stabilization protein produces the protein MGFSGFKDELAHQTIQNDGFFPDLSTLTLVEAYRVPPTFAVASLAVQLKLAMAWANRQLSGWKAQRQAEGHATLADVPADTLGGESVLAVYYRAAVFNECRALLVQESKVLVRRADAANVATESPETEAAYHEQATKALADLLGICRVRVGLI, from the coding sequence ATGGGCTTTAGCGGCTTCAAAGACGAATTGGCGCACCAGACCATACAGAACGACGGGTTCTTTCCCGACCTGAGCACTCTGACGCTGGTGGAAGCCTATCGCGTGCCGCCCACGTTTGCTGTTGCCTCCCTTGCCGTGCAGCTGAAGCTGGCCATGGCATGGGCCAACCGCCAGTTGAGCGGCTGGAAGGCGCAGCGGCAGGCCGAGGGCCATGCCACGCTTGCTGACGTGCCAGCCGATACGCTGGGCGGCGAATCCGTTCTGGCCGTGTATTACCGCGCCGCCGTGTTCAATGAGTGCCGCGCCCTGCTGGTGCAGGAGAGCAAGGTGCTTGTGCGCCGTGCAGATGCCGCCAACGTGGCAACGGAAAGCCCTGAGACGGAAGCCGCCTACCATGAGCAGGCAACCAAGGCACTGGCGGACCTGCTGGGCATCTGCCGTGTGCGCGTGGGGTTGATCTGA
- the gpM gene encoding phage terminase small subunit yields MSLMRRHQQAVQNGMVVEQQPRKATGVIAVVPTGFMAERQLLTQLTSALREDFARLSALQSVERKQDLKRDELIPKYAPYVERLKREGQQHELLGWYLVWLFDAGEIEHGMAHALWCIDNGVTLPEKFRRDVPTYVADAVADWAKPLVAAGQSVSPYLSDLVHVADGLCRQWDIPDAVSANLLKLHGDACAASERWELAVEAYEAAFELGASVKTVLDKARKQLAKAAQ; encoded by the coding sequence ATGAGCCTTATGCGCAGACACCAGCAGGCCGTGCAGAACGGCATGGTTGTGGAGCAGCAGCCCAGAAAGGCCACGGGCGTTATCGCGGTGGTGCCTACCGGATTCATGGCAGAGCGCCAGTTGCTTACCCAGCTCACAAGCGCCCTGCGTGAAGACTTTGCACGGCTTTCTGCGTTGCAGTCCGTTGAGCGCAAGCAGGACCTGAAGAGGGATGAGCTTATCCCCAAATACGCCCCCTATGTGGAACGCCTGAAACGCGAAGGCCAGCAGCATGAGCTGCTGGGCTGGTATCTGGTCTGGCTGTTCGACGCTGGCGAGATTGAGCATGGCATGGCGCATGCCCTGTGGTGCATCGACAACGGCGTTACCCTGCCGGAAAAGTTCCGGCGCGATGTTCCCACCTACGTTGCGGACGCTGTTGCCGACTGGGCGAAACCGCTGGTTGCCGCCGGGCAGAGCGTGTCCCCGTATCTGTCGGATCTGGTGCACGTGGCTGATGGCCTTTGCCGCCAGTGGGACATTCCTGACGCAGTATCCGCCAACCTGCTCAAACTGCATGGCGATGCTTGCGCCGCTTCCGAGCGGTGGGAGCTGGCTGTGGAAGCGTATGAAGCGGCGTTTGAGCTTGGCGCATCGGTAAAGACAGTGCTGGACAAGGCCCGCAAGCAGCTGGCCAAGGCCGCACAGTAG